The Listeria swaminathanii genome segment AATATGTAAAAAAAGTTACTTCTAATATGAATGATTATTTGGCTGCCTGTCAGTTAGGGAATACACTCGCCGCGCTTGCTATGGGGTGGGTTGGTGAGGCAACAATGCGTGGTTGGTTAGAGCCATTATTTTTAATGTTGCCAGTGCCAGAATCAGTTGAAAAGCCGATTTCGATTTTTGTTTCGTTTATTTTAATTACTTTTTTAAATGTCGTTCTCGGGGAACTTGCGCCAAAAACTTTTACAATTCAAAGCACGGAAAAAGTAGCGCTGTTTATCGCGCGTCCGCTTGTTTATTGGTACCGCCTGACTTTTCCGCTTAATTGGCTGTTAAATAACTCGGCAAATTTAATTACGCGGATGTTTGGGGTAAAGCAAACGATTGATGCGGACCAAATGACACCGACTGAACTTAAAATCATTTTTGAAGATAGCTATAGACAAGGGCTTTTAAATCCACAAGAATTTCGCTATATGAAAAATATTTTTAAACTTGGCGATGTGCCGGCGAAAGAAGTGATGATACCGCGAATGTCGGTGATTGCGATTGACCAAACGGCGACAGTGCGAGATTTGTTGAAATTAACGTCTGAGCATACATATCATATTTTTCCAGTAACTGAAGATGAAGACAAAGATCATATTATTGGGATGCTCCGGGTCAGCGCAGTGATGGCTGGGCTTGGCAAAGATGAAGCGATTGTCACGCAGTCGATTAAACCTTTTATTACGCCAGTTTTAGAGGTATTTGAAGGGACGATTTTAGAAGAATTACTTGTGAAAATGCAGCAAGAAAGTGAGCCGTTTGTTGTTTTGACGGATGAATATGGCGGGACTTCCGGGATTGTGACGCTGGA includes the following:
- a CDS encoding hemolysin family protein; the encoded protein is MDVFNDFFVIFLIAATAFFVASEFAIVAIRKPTVLQLIASEDPRAKYVKKVTSNMNDYLAACQLGNTLAALAMGWVGEATMRGWLEPLFLMLPVPESVEKPISIFVSFILITFLNVVLGELAPKTFTIQSTEKVALFIARPLVYWYRLTFPLNWLLNNSANLITRMFGVKQTIDADQMTPTELKIIFEDSYRQGLLNPQEFRYMKNIFKLGDVPAKEVMIPRMSVIAIDQTATVRDLLKLTSEHTYHIFPVTEDEDKDHIIGMLRVSAVMAGLGKDEAIVTQSIKPFITPVLEVFEGTILEELLVKMQQESEPFVVLTDEYGGTSGIVTLEDVMEVIVGDMEEAKGPKGIRKVALNHFIIEGSEPLLEVEEALGVPIEGPGVHTLSGWMLLGRFDLEAGDEIEHEGYRFIVRSMNKNSIRQVEVKLSKQKPVKSEE